A region from the Mycolicibacterium phlei genome encodes:
- a CDS encoding ATP-dependent DNA helicase UvrD2, whose protein sequence is MSVEAASLRNGPGGPLDDLDDEQREAVLAPRGPVCVLAGAGTGKTRTITRRIAHLVAAGHVAPGQVLAVTFTQRAAGEMRARLRALDDGVGTGAVQAMTFHAAARRQLSYFWPRVVGNTSWQLLDTKFSVVAQAANRAGLSTATDDVRDLAGEIEWAKASLISPEAYPEAVAKAQRDVPFDAAKVAAVYAGYERLKAGRDGTTLLDFDDLLLHVAAAIEADAGVAEEFRDRYRCFVVDEYQDVTPLQQRVLNAWLGDRDDLTVVGDANQTIYSFTGATPRFLLDFSRRFPDAAVIRLERDYRSTPQVVSLANRVIAAARGRMAGSRLHLIGQRPPGPEPTFAEYPDEVAEAAAVAKKVKRLIEGGTEPAEIAVLYRINAQSEVYEEALTEAGVPFQVRGGEGFFSRQEIRQSLVALQRVAERGEPVDQPLPELVRAVLEPLGLTAEPPAGTKARERWEALTALAELVDEEVALRPGLDLRGLMTELRQRADARHAPVVQGVTLASLHAAKGLEWDAVFLVGLADGTLPISHALAYGPDSEAVEEERRLLYVGVTRARVHLALSWALARTPGGRQSRKPSRFLNGIAPQASSSGDTPAKPRRQRGATPRCRVCNSVLTAPAAIMLRRCETCPSDIDEDLLAELKEWRSRTCKEMNVPAYVVFTDNTLIAIAETLPTDNAALVAIPGIGARKLEQFGPDVLAMVKNRKRA, encoded by the coding sequence ATGTCCGTAGAGGCCGCCTCCCTGCGCAACGGCCCCGGCGGCCCGCTCGACGATCTCGACGACGAACAGCGGGAAGCCGTGCTGGCCCCGCGCGGGCCGGTCTGCGTGCTGGCCGGCGCGGGCACCGGCAAGACCCGCACGATCACCCGCCGCATCGCGCATCTGGTCGCGGCCGGGCACGTCGCGCCGGGCCAGGTGCTGGCGGTCACGTTCACCCAGCGGGCGGCCGGCGAGATGCGGGCCCGGCTGCGCGCTCTCGACGACGGGGTCGGCACCGGCGCGGTGCAGGCGATGACGTTCCACGCCGCCGCGCGCCGCCAGTTGTCCTACTTCTGGCCCCGCGTGGTCGGTAACACCTCCTGGCAGCTGCTCGACACCAAGTTCTCGGTGGTGGCCCAGGCGGCCAACCGGGCTGGGTTGTCCACCGCCACCGACGACGTGCGAGACCTCGCCGGTGAGATCGAGTGGGCCAAGGCCTCGCTGATCAGTCCGGAGGCCTATCCGGAGGCGGTTGCCAAGGCGCAGCGCGACGTCCCGTTCGACGCGGCCAAGGTCGCCGCGGTCTACGCCGGTTACGAACGGCTCAAGGCCGGCCGCGACGGCACCACGCTGCTCGACTTCGACGACCTGCTGCTGCACGTGGCCGCCGCAATCGAGGCCGACGCCGGGGTGGCCGAGGAGTTCCGGGACCGCTACCGCTGCTTCGTCGTCGACGAGTACCAGGACGTCACCCCGCTGCAGCAGCGGGTGCTCAACGCCTGGCTCGGCGACCGCGACGACCTGACCGTCGTCGGCGACGCCAACCAGACCATCTACTCGTTCACCGGCGCCACCCCGCGCTTCCTGCTGGACTTCTCCCGCCGGTTCCCCGACGCCGCCGTGATCCGGCTGGAGCGTGACTACCGCTCCACCCCGCAGGTGGTGTCGCTGGCCAACCGGGTGATCGCGGCGGCGCGCGGCCGGATGGCCGGCAGCCGGCTGCACCTGATCGGGCAGCGGCCCCCCGGACCCGAACCGACGTTCGCCGAGTATCCCGACGAGGTCGCCGAGGCCGCCGCGGTGGCCAAGAAGGTCAAACGGCTCATCGAGGGCGGCACCGAACCCGCCGAGATCGCGGTGCTGTACCGCATCAACGCCCAGTCGGAGGTCTACGAGGAGGCGCTCACCGAGGCCGGTGTGCCGTTCCAGGTGCGCGGCGGTGAGGGGTTCTTCAGCCGCCAGGAGATCCGCCAGTCGCTGGTCGCGCTGCAGCGGGTCGCCGAACGCGGCGAGCCCGTCGACCAACCGCTGCCCGAACTGGTCCGCGCGGTGCTGGAGCCGCTGGGGCTGACCGCCGAACCACCCGCGGGCACCAAGGCGCGGGAACGCTGGGAGGCGCTGACCGCGCTGGCCGAACTCGTCGACGAGGAGGTGGCGCTGCGGCCCGGGCTGGATCTGCGCGGGCTGATGACCGAACTGCGCCAGCGCGCCGACGCCCGCCACGCGCCCGTCGTGCAGGGCGTCACGCTGGCCTCCCTGCACGCGGCCAAGGGCCTGGAGTGGGACGCGGTGTTCCTGGTCGGCCTCGCCGACGGCACACTGCCGATCTCGCACGCGCTCGCCTACGGCCCCGACAGTGAGGCCGTCGAGGAGGAACGGCGGCTGCTGTACGTCGGAGTCACAAGGGCACGAGTGCATCTGGCGTTGAGCTGGGCGCTGGCGCGCACCCCGGGCGGACGGCAGAGCCGCAAGCCGTCCCGTTTCCTCAACGGCATTGCGCCGCAGGCGTCGTCGAGTGGCGACACCCCCGCCAAGCCGCGCCGCCAGCGCGGCGCCACCCCGCGCTGCCGGGTGTGCAACAGCGTGCTGACCGCCCCGGCCGCCATCATGTTGCGGCGCTGCGAGACCTGCCCGTCCGACATCGACGAGGACCTGCTCGCCGAACTCAAGGAGTGGCGCTCGCGCACCTGCAAGGAGATGAACGTGCCCGCCTACGTGGTGTTCACCGACAACACGCTGATCGCGATCGCCGAGACCCTGCCGA